From the genome of Candidatus Cloacimonas sp., one region includes:
- the ftsZ gene encoding cell division protein FtsZ, with amino-acid sequence MIEFDEKPTQIGTNIKIIGVGGAGGNALNTMIENNLYGVEFIAANTDSRDLAKSKANMKLQLGKKLTRGLGTGANPELGARSAEESKEDIKSNLDGADMVFIAAGMGGGTGTGAAPIIAKIAREMGILSFGIVTSPFPFEGKKRAENAMYGIKHMREFVDTLLVIPNEKLCELYSDLTLKEAFEKADDVLYEAARAVSDIINVTGLINVDFADVKAIMQNMGYALIGSGIAEGDNRAVNAARAAIDNPLLTHINLQGCQSLLLNITAGADILMSEFDEVSNVIVNETGKAANIIMGIILDDTKSGKIQVTVIATGLEKEEKEHTIDFPGLPEFGDKSASGSNSNKETDAEIEDIFARLNMNQTPAKEEKQAAANEPTRIPPLKTDVPSFLRALD; translated from the coding sequence ATGATTGAATTTGACGAAAAGCCAACCCAAATCGGAACTAACATTAAAATTATCGGTGTAGGAGGTGCAGGCGGAAATGCTCTCAATACGATGATTGAGAACAACTTATACGGAGTGGAATTTATTGCTGCCAATACCGATTCCCGAGACCTTGCCAAAAGCAAAGCCAATATGAAATTGCAGCTGGGAAAGAAACTTACCCGCGGTTTAGGAACAGGTGCCAATCCGGAACTTGGTGCCAGAAGCGCTGAAGAATCCAAAGAGGATATCAAAAGTAATCTGGACGGTGCGGATATGGTTTTTATTGCCGCAGGGATGGGTGGCGGAACAGGAACCGGAGCTGCCCCTATTATAGCTAAAATTGCTCGCGAAATGGGCATTTTAAGCTTTGGAATTGTAACCTCTCCTTTCCCCTTTGAGGGTAAAAAACGCGCTGAAAATGCTATGTATGGCATTAAACATATGCGTGAATTCGTGGATACTTTACTGGTTATTCCCAACGAAAAACTCTGCGAGTTATATTCAGATTTAACTTTAAAAGAAGCATTTGAAAAAGCTGATGATGTTCTATATGAAGCAGCCAGGGCTGTTAGCGATATTATTAATGTTACAGGTCTTATCAATGTAGATTTTGCTGATGTGAAAGCTATTATGCAAAATATGGGCTATGCCTTAATCGGTAGCGGTATTGCCGAAGGTGATAATAGAGCTGTAAACGCAGCCAGAGCAGCTATTGATAATCCCTTGTTAACCCATATCAACTTACAAGGTTGCCAATCACTATTACTTAATATCACTGCGGGTGCTGATATCCTGATGAGCGAATTTGATGAGGTGTCCAATGTTATCGTTAATGAAACAGGTAAAGCCGCTAATATCATTATGGGTATTATTCTGGATGATACTAAAAGCGGTAAAATTCAAGTTACCGTCATCGCCACGGGGCTGGAGAAAGAAGAAAAAGAACATACTATTGACTTTCCCGGTTTGCCCGAATTCGGTGATAAATCTGCTTCCGGAAGTAACTCTAACAAAGAGACAGATGCCGAAATTGAGGATATTTTTGCCCGCTTGAATATGAATCAGACACCTGCCAAGGAAGAAAAACAAGCAGCGGCTAATGAACCAACACGCATTCCTCCGCTTAAAACAGATGTCCCTTCTTTTTTAAGAGCGCTTGATTAA